The sequence below is a genomic window from Salvelinus sp. IW2-2015 unplaced genomic scaffold, ASM291031v2 Un_scaffold16469, whole genome shotgun sequence.
AACAAACAGGCAAACAGACACCCTCTCAGGGGACCCATCGTTATTTMAGACACCGCCGTCCCCACCCAATGTCACTCAGCAGGGCCCGGCGCGACCGAGGGGAAAACCACTGATAGGAGGGCAGAGGGTAGTGGGCAGTTCCAACCAGGGCACGAGCCATAGCGGAACCCCATGGAAAGGCTGTGTGACCATTGACTAGTCTTGGTAAAGCCATTGAGTCAACGTCCCTGCTTAGAATAGAGGTATTCTGCTATTCCAAGCCCAGAATMGCTAATCTCGGCATGGTCAGGATAAGGCGTCCATCTCTACCAATGGCTAGCTGAACTCATTTCTCTGCCCAGTGCTTGGCTTTTTCCCTTATCCTAACAGGAGGAGGCGTGTGACACTGCTAACAAGTGAGTTCCCAAAGCCTTCCACAACCTCGGACTCTAAAAGAGTGAAAACACTGATAAGACAAGATCCAGGCACCATTCTCATAGGACTCCCAGTTATGGTATTTCCAGTGTGTCAATAGAGTTGTACCTGTGTTAATACTACGATTAGGGTATATCGGTCACCTCTCAGTATAAGATATGTCTTAGTAAAACAGGTCCATAGCGTTAGAAAGAAGTATAGAAGCAAGAATGTCCAGTCCCAAAGCACACTATctacaaatacacacattttCACTGATAggagaaacaaaacaacagctgAATAACATACCACTCCAAAAGAAAAACCTGAAACACACTCAAGAGTTCCCCTTTTTTGAAAACTGCATTCACTGCACTCTTGACTATCCTATTTTAAGAATCTCCTAAAGAACCCTTTAATACTTACATGCCTGCGATTCCGCCACTTGGCCTGGACGGAacaggagggggaaaaaaacaaacagtaCATCAATGTAAAGAAAATCCATACTTCCTTATTTCCCCACCCAACCCAAAACCCTCCCAGAGGTAGATTATTATCAAGCTTCCTTACAGGTGGAGAGGAGTACGGAGGTTAGCAGTAGTAGTCGGGTGACCATCCTGACTGAGGGCTGCTGGAGCTCCCACATTGGTGGTGGCTGTCCTGGGCTGATGCGACTGGAGTGACTGGAGGCTGAGGATTGACTGGGGGgcagaggtgggaggggaggagggagaggacatgGGAGGTGCTCTACCTTGGCCACAGAGTGGGACGCCTGGCCGCTGGTTATCACAGCGAGCAGAGCCCTCGACTTGGCTTAATTTGCCAGGAAGTGACTGTTGTTTCCTCAGGATGTGAGCTGCTGGCGTTTTGCTGTTTTGGAATGTTCTCTTTCTGGGCCGTGTGCGTAGTCATAGACACTGTTCAGCATGCTTAGGGTGCAGTAAGCAGGAGCTAACCtttgcctgccccccccccccccagtgtctGGGCCTCTGCAGGTACTATGGGGCAACATGGAGAGGGGCACCCTTGCTTCTGTGCTTAGGAGACCCTGTTTCTTGAGGGTTTACACTGTCGTAAATCACAGCATGCSCTTCAAAGCTGTCAAACTACTGTTAACTTAAGCTCCTAGTTatgattttgtttgttttaactACTACTGAGCTACCTACCGCCGGACATATACCTTATTGGATGAATTTACTAGaacaaaataaaacagttttACTATGATATACCACTCTTACCTCTGTACCaatatgaaataaaaaattataaatatgaaaatgtatgcactctggtTAAGAGCATCTGGTAAATTTCTTAAGGGCAGGGtaagttactttctaaatgtaatctgttaacttttggattacaataactcagtaacgtaatctgattactttggaTTCAtgtccccttaagaggcattagaagacaaaaaagatacatcaaacgcatttggtgtcatcatagtggtctctgacttgtggtcagactcaaaCTTgcacttttttcaatgctgactTGAATGTCATMgagaaaacagaaaggtgtccaTGTATTTTTTCGCTCAAGAACCAGCAACCTCTTTATACCCCCTTAAGCAGGMTTGGGGACTAACTGATTACACGTAATCACTTACatttaatctgattacaaaacaaACTAACCTGTTACactaccagcaaaaatattgtaatcagattacagatactttagaaaaactagatttcttcttggattacttttaaattcactTAATTTTTTTGGCCTGAGATCCAATTGCACAAGACTGTGAGAGACTGGACTTATCTTAACTGGAGCCAGGGCAGGAGCTAAGGCACACTTATCTCTACTTCCAGacgagtaggattctattgcatgtCTAAACTCCGATAAGGGACTGCTAGTTGGCAAGTATCATTGGTTGTTATCAATTAAACGGTCTCTCTTTATACCAAGGCTTTCTTGACCTTTAACCATAGACAAACCAATGTCACGGCAAACAGAGKAACAGTTAACAAAGTTAAGACCTCTATTCAATCWGTCTCGCTGAAGTGTTACAGAWTGCACAATAGAATTGTAAAAGGTCATTTCCCATTGAGCCGAGGATATGCAGCATTTATGGTGAGTAGAAACACTGCCATatcatttcaatcacgctgtaacacTGAACTtcggcgatacggattgaatacaGCCCCGGATCGTATTTTATCCAGAATATTCATGAAATACCAAACAAAGAACAAAGATTCAGAatgaaaaactaaaacaaaatgtAGCAAGCAGCACCTCAAATCTCAGGCTTAATTAAGTCTATGAAAAATGTTTGAATCATCTCTTTGCTATGAAATTCATATCAGGACTGATTTTCACATCACAGACACTCACTCCTCAGGGGATTTRTTTGAAGCGGTCTGGTGAGAAGGATAATATGCCTGATAgtgttatatttatttaaataaaacattccaGCTCAACCGATATGGTAATGACGACATGAATATTGTGACGCAATAGCAGACACATTtgttttacacaatacatgtagaaTGAGAGCATGAACATTAACACAAACATGAATATACAAACCAAATAATAAAAATCACCAGGATTTGTGTTGTGTATTTGGTTTATTTGACTGACTTCAACTCCTGTCTTATAAACCAGTCAGCAAAGCAGTCTACCGTCACAGAGAAACACCTGATTGCCTTCATTTCTCCTTTTACATCTTCAAAGTTTCATTTGTTTCCATATCTAAAATGTTAAAACTCAAAGCAGGGTAACTAGAGATGTGATTCTGAGCATGGCTGACAGACAGCGTTGTGGGGTTTTGCTGTAGGTGTCAGTGATAGCAGTGAAGGCTGCAGTACCTCCTCCGTACCCTAGAGGGGGAGCAACTGAGCGTAGTGGGGGGCTTGGTTATGACCGCGAGTGCAGCCACTTATACTGAATGCATGGCATGTGTTACCGGTTACTGTGACCGGTTCAGTCCACAGGCAAAGCATTATTGTCCATTCCTTTCTAGGGTGATAGCCAAGCTGAGGACTTTAGAGGCAAAAAGGTGAGGGTAGCGTCCATGGGGGGAGTACTGTATGAGGAGACACCGTGTGGGTAAGAGAATCTGTGAAAGGGGGAGAAAcagtcctctcccatctctccatctcactgAGGGCCAAGGCAAACAAATACCagcaaattaaaaaatataaaattacaaaagtatgcaaaaaataaaaaatgtttcaaAGAAAAACAGGAAGGTAATACAGAGCAAACCAAAAAAGTGACCCCTAATGGAGGCACATTAATGGCGATACCGCACTTGGAGCCAGTGTTGACCAGAGGGGTAACCCTTGTTTTAAAAAAAAGGCACCTCAGGACTCACAGAACTTATTTTGACCATCTTAGTTCGTCATATCAAGAGTAACGTCAGACCTCTGTGAGTCTACCATGCAGAGACGCCGCGGTATTATGTGGTATATCGTGGCTCATGAGGTACCTGAGCTAGTGTTGGAGGTTGACAGGAGAGCTGTGGCTTTTGACAACAAGGACACTGAACTGAAGAAGTGCTATGGAGCGTTACTGTGTATTTACCAGTGCACTGTATTACACAAAGTGAGGTCTGAAGTCACTCCTGTTTTTTGACCCAACTTCTCTATCCCAATCTTCTTGAAACTCCCTTTCTGCTAAAGAAACCAAACACGGCTGGCAAATAAAATCAAGgttaaaagaaaaaaacaaacaaagatagAAGAAAATTGCCACAGACTGTTCTCCAAAATGTGTAGCAGATAGCAGGGTGGAGGTTGGTAGTTGGCACACAGGGGAAAGGGCTGCCTAGGGCTGGTGTGTGTGATTCTGGGGACAGTCCATACACAGTTCATACAGTCCCCATAAGCCTGTGTGCGAGGATGCAGAAAAGTAGCAGCAGAACCCCACCCCTGGGGATGCAGTGGGCACTGTTTCTTCTTGTCCAGCCTCGGAGTGCTTCTGGCTGGGGTCTGTAGGAAAGACTGGGGATGGGCATGGGCCAAGCGGGCCTCAGCCAGAACTCTGGAACTGATACTTCAGGACCCCAGCAAACTGCTCCATGTCTCCCAGTGCTGGGGCTCCTCAGGCGGGTTATGGTTCAGCCGATGAGTGGGGGGGACGGGGGGTCTGGAGCAGCAGAAGCTTGGAGGCTGTAGAGAGCTCCAAGCTAATTCATTATTGCTTTGCAGGTAGGGCAGACAGGTAGCATCAGTCTTGGGATTAGAGCTGAGCAGTAGTCAACCATTGCGCTAAGGACATGGGGTCAGCCCTTGGGCATAGGATAATGGAGATGAATGGCAAAGGTTGGTGAGTTTAGCACAACGGGGTGAGGGTGCATGGATGCAAGGAGGTCTGgttagtatgtacatgtatagcatggggcggcagggtagcctagtgggtagagcgttggactagtaaccgaaaggttgcaagttcaaatccctgagctgacaaggtacaaatctgtcgttctgcccctgaacaggcagttaacccactgttcctaggccgtcattgaaaataagaatttgttcttaactgacttgcctagttaaataaaggtaaaataaaaattctaGTGGGCATCGGTTTGTGTCCAAGGCTGTGGGCCAACTTTGGGCTCATCTGTGCTCTGTGTTCTACATTTCACTTTCTCACACACCAGATGTGCCCCGTAGTCCACCATCTTGTGAGAGAAAGTCTACTAGCTACAGCAGGGGGGAGGGGCTTCAATAAGGGTCGTGCGGGTGTCCGTGAGCCACGCCTTCAGGTCCAGAgtcgtgtgtgagagagggaattGTCTATCTCTCGATAACCTCTTGACCCCGATGCATAGAGGTCATTCCGAGTTCATTCAGGTAGCGACACCGCCCGTCTCCCCCCAGACAAGGCTGGAACCTTTAAAATAGACCTAATATTCATCTCTGTATACACGCAATTAAATATACACGCTCCTCAGCACTGCCAAGTCTACAATCAATAGCTTCATAATAAAGAATATGAATGAAACGATCAAGAATAATAATATAAGTCAACATCATAAACATGAGTTTGTCAGCAGCCATCACTATAGAACATTCAGGGGTGGTAACAATTGCATATGTACATTAGAAGTCATTTACATCCTGGCTCCGAGGGGAGAGAGGTCAGTGGTCAAAGGTAaagttcggggggggggggggggttatctgAGCCTCTTCTCCGCTGAGTAGATGGACATGTAGTAGTCGTTGCTGCCCACCGCCAGGTGAGGCTGTTaggaaatagggagagagaaagaatactCATAAAGAAAGGTGTAAAAACATTCCTTTTCCAAACCATTCCGTGTAATTAGGTGTGATGAAACTACATGTACAGTTTAGTAGGCTCTGCAGAGTATAGTTTAAGAGACATAGGGATAACTCCTTGTACCCACGCAATTCCAACTTATTCACTTTAATGCATTATTCACCCAAACTGTAGTTCCCATGTTACGTTATCCAGTTGGGATTCAGACTATGAATGAAGAGAGTAAGAATGCCATAGTACCCAGTAGGGATGGAAGGCCAAACAGCTGATAGCCCCGATCCTTTGGCCCATGAAACCGTCATAATACTTGATGTTGCTGATCACGTCACCGTTGGAGTTGTACACTGCTATGAACTGGTTCATCGATCCActgggagaggatggagagaacgagagaatgaaGGAAAGAGTGAGAAATTAGTTTCATAGCTGCTATACCAAATGTAGCAAACGTTGAAATCGTCAGACTGTCCCCGACCTTTCACCCGTTGATATAATATTGACCACATTTAATTCCTCAAAGTGAGTTTAGACCATAGAGTTTGATAGAGGGCTAAAACGGTTTARATCCACCTAGAGTCCTCTATCGAACTCTATGGTTTAGACCAATTATAAAGGCCCTTCCTGCCGCGTGCCGTAAAACCTGTGAACTCACCAGGCGAACAGGTTGGCCTGCGGATGGATGTCCAGCGCCGTTAACCCCTTCACCGTCTGCAGCACGTTCACAGAGTCCGGCGACCGCAGCTCGAAGAACCGCACGTCTCCATCGACACTGGGGAGGAGGACGAAGGAGTCCAAACATTACATGACATCACATCCATTTAGATCTACAGGAAGTAGGGCCGCTGGTCTTGGACCGAGCCACAGACAGCGAGGGAACTAGAGCGTGTGAGAGAGTCAAGAATAGTAGTACCACCATATCTGGACACCTGACCGTCACAGAAATAATCCAATCAATCAACCGTTCAAATCACTACCTGACACTAATGATTTTGCCGTCCGTCTGCTTCTGCAGGTGGGCCTTGACCACCCAGGACGAGTGTTCCCGGTACGTCATCACACGACTGTGGGGAGACACAGAAGAAAAGCGTCATCAACTTTAGTCCACCTACAACCACGTTGCTGTTCAcgggagagacagaggcagatgtGAAAAGTATGCGGCGTGGGTGGATGGACTCCCACACAGTAATCAACATGCAAGACGCCGCACAGTGTAAAAGTGGCCGGTGTTTGAGAATTTAAAGCAGTGTCTTGGTGTTGAACGGAGTCTatgttatcaatcaatcaaatatatttatgaagccctttttacatcagatgTCACACAAAgtactatacagaaacccagcctaaaaccccaaacagtaagcaaggctgtagtgtgtgtatatggcCATTGGGTGTCGCCCTCAGTACATGGGTATAAGCACTATTGGACAGCCCATCTCCATGGTAACAGCATCCTTGAGTGACTGAGGCACTGTGATTGAAGACTGAGGAGGAAAGTTGCACCTAAGCACAGATCTATGRTCCAGATGACCTAACCCCAAATCTTAGCTTTAAGAAGTAGAAAACAAAATCTGACCCTGGGCCAGCAGTAAGAAGCAAACAGAACGCCAAAGTGAGGACCAAAACCTATCCCTGTTCCCTTGGCAAAAATAGTGACAAACTCTGTGTAAGAGTgtgcatgattgtgtgtgtgcgcctgagTGTGTATGCAATGCGTGTGTTTGCTTAGCCCCCTACTGGTTTAAAAGGAGAGCACATATGGAACGGGTGCTACAGTCTCAGTGCCTGAGGGGAAGCTCTTAAATTAACATTAAAGATTTATGGGACACTATGCKTTAATTGCCCtgttttcttttttggggggaactAAAATAATGTttggctgtggggggggggggggggggtgcatttgAACATGCACATGACCGTGTGTACACAGGATGTGGCAGGAGAGCTGGGAGCTCCACAGGTGAGAATACAGCAAAACTCACTTTATGAACAACTCATCAATGAAATGATGTACAGTGATATGAGTCATAAAATAAACAGCCAGTTTAATAGGTACAAcaccccgttcacaaaaatggatcgctcctacagacagtcagtcacgtggccttggcttgctatataaagcaggcagacagacatcgagacattcagttactgttcgaatgggcaaaacgagtgacctaagcaactttgagcgtggCATGATCttggtgccaggcgcgccggatTCAGTATCTCagaacaaccacaaccacactggGTTTTGCAcccacgacagtgtctagggtttatcGACAATgggcgacaaacaaaaaacatccagtcagaggCAGTCCTATGGGCAAAAACAGCTTGtcgatgagagaggtcgaaggagaatgacaAGCTAACAGGCAGACCACAAAGACAAAtaatggcgcagtacaacagtggtgtgcagaacggcatctcggaatgcacaactcaATCTGCGTGTGGAGCTTTTCCGACACCTTGGAGAATGCCCCGAAGAATTTAGGTTGTTTTGGAGGCAAAGTGgagtccgacccggtactagattgATGTACCTAAAACTGTCCAGTAAGTGTKWWTGAGATGACTAAGAAAAAAATTATTAACAACTTTACCTATTTTGCTTTGCTCATACGATTTTAGTGTGTCTGATGATAACTAAGGGAATTTAAAAAAGCACTCCTGCATAAAATATATCCGATGCTAATGAGGCCTTCATAAAACATTAAGACACACAGCTTCTCTTTGTGCRACTGGGAATAAGCAACCCTATGATTAGTAATGAATTAGGAAGATTAGAAGCCCATTCACGTTTACCTCCAGTCACATTTTAGACAGAATAATGTGATGAGGTCCATGTGCGTGCAGGGATGATTCTCATTGTTGAAGCCTTATGAAAATCAAGGTYTGGAGGCAGCATTAAAAGTTTGTGTCTGCGTTTGTGTGAGTGCGCTCGACCACTCACCACTCGTTGGCGCCCATCCTCCTGTCATAGAGGCGGACCGAGCCGTCGCCCAGCCCCGCTGCGATGAGGGACCGCTGTGAGTCACATGATAGGCTAGTCACACAGCTGTCTGCCCCCGTTGGGATGTcctggtagacacacacacacaattagttcAAGCAATGTTGGAagaattaaaaatgttttttaattacATAATCGTTGCCGTGACATAACGAACGTTGTGGTTGTCACGGCGCTCATTAAAC
It includes:
- the rptor gene encoding regulatory-associated protein of mTOR isoform X1 — encoded protein: MEYLNGHDYSLLLTATDDGALRIWKNFADQRNPEMVTAWQGLSDMLPTTRGQPSSSAHSLARRVSIYLDRSKGQGGAGMVVDWEQETGLLMTSGDVRVIRIWDTEREMKVQDIPTGADSCVTSLSCDSQRSLIAAGLGDGSVRLYDRRMGANECRVMTYREHSSWVVKAHLQKQTDGKIISVSVDGDVRFFELRSPDSVNVLQTVKGLTALDIHPQANLFACGSMNQFIAVYNSNGDVISNIKYYDGFMGQRIGAISCLAFHPYWPHLAVGSNDYYMSIYSAEKRLR
- the rptor gene encoding regulatory-associated protein of mTOR isoform X2, whose product is MEYLNGHDYSLLLTATDDGALRIWKNFADQRNPEMVTAWQGLSDMLPTTRGLARRVSIYLDRSKGQGGAGMVVDWEQETGLLMTSGDVRVIRIWDTEREMKVQDIPTGADSCVTSLSCDSQRSLIAAGLGDGSVRLYDRRMGANECRVMTYREHSSWVVKAHLQKQTDGKIISVSVDGDVRFFELRSPDSVNVLQTVKGLTALDIHPQANLFACGSMNQFIAVYNSNGDVISNIKYYDGFMGQRIGAISCLAFHPYWPHLAVGSNDYYMSIYSAEKRLR
- the rptor gene encoding regulatory-associated protein of mTOR isoform X3 — its product is MEYLNGHDYSLLLTATDDGALRIWKNFADQRNPEMVTAWQGLSDMLPTTRGQPSSSAHSAGMVVDWEQETGLLMTSGDVRVIRIWDTEREMKVQDIPTGADSCVTSLSCDSQRSLIAAGLGDGSVRLYDRRMGANECRVMTYREHSSWVVKAHLQKQTDGKIISVSVDGDVRFFELRSPDSVNVLQTVKGLTALDIHPQANLFACGSMNQFIAVYNSNGDVISNIKYYDGFMGQRIGAISCLAFHPYWPHLAVGSNDYYMSIYSAEKRLR
- the rptor gene encoding regulatory-associated protein of mTOR isoform X4, which produces MEYLNGHDYSLLLTATDDGALRIWKNFADQRNPEMVTAWQGLSDMLPTTRGAGMVVDWEQETGLLMTSGDVRVIRIWDTEREMKVQDIPTGADSCVTSLSCDSQRSLIAAGLGDGSVRLYDRRMGANECRVMTYREHSSWVVKAHLQKQTDGKIISVSVDGDVRFFELRSPDSVNVLQTVKGLTALDIHPQANLFACGSMNQFIAVYNSNGDVISNIKYYDGFMGQRIGAISCLAFHPYWPHLAVGSNDYYMSIYSAEKRLR